One genomic segment of Novosphingobium sp. RL4 includes these proteins:
- a CDS encoding helix-turn-helix domain-containing protein produces the protein MNLGHHTLPARLDRADCSSPPRFSLLLDTQVIADGHSAEVYVHNLSQGGLLVEGDVELEVDDPIEIDLPMAPGVPARVVWRSDNFFGCRFETPISAAVLGAARLRAAPVVSASEPAPAPAQEEEGDADGAGGQESLARRLRRLRKQNGFSQGALAERIGVSKPTVWAWEHGRARPQDGRMKVIASALGTSIDELEGLPRKDDLAFVMTQYRDQIAAHFNVAPSKVRIVIEF, from the coding sequence ATGAACCTGGGTCATCACACGCTGCCGGCCCGGCTCGATCGGGCGGATTGCTCCAGCCCGCCCCGGTTCAGCCTCCTGCTGGACACGCAGGTGATCGCTGATGGGCATTCGGCCGAAGTATATGTGCACAATCTCTCGCAAGGCGGCCTTCTCGTGGAGGGGGATGTCGAACTGGAGGTGGACGATCCGATCGAGATCGACTTGCCGATGGCCCCGGGGGTCCCGGCAAGGGTCGTATGGCGCAGCGACAATTTCTTCGGCTGCCGGTTCGAAACGCCGATATCCGCGGCTGTCCTCGGTGCGGCCCGGCTTCGCGCCGCGCCGGTCGTGTCGGCAAGTGAGCCGGCTCCTGCGCCAGCCCAGGAGGAGGAAGGCGACGCCGATGGTGCTGGCGGCCAGGAATCGTTGGCACGCCGCCTGCGGCGTCTGCGCAAGCAGAACGGCTTCAGCCAGGGCGCTCTGGCCGAGCGGATCGGCGTCAGCAAGCCGACGGTCTGGGCATGGGAGCATGGTCGGGCGAGGCCGCAGGATGGCCGCATGAAAGTGATTGCCAGTGCGCTGGGCACGTCCATCGACGAACTCGAAGGCCTGCCCCGCAAAGACGACCTGGCGTTCGTCATGACGCAGTATCGCGACCAGATTGCGGCGCATTTCAACGTCGCACCGTCAAAGGTACGCATCGTGATCGAGTTTTAA
- a CDS encoding sensor histidine kinase, with protein sequence MNLHDPDLAALRAERDALRGIVHELKTHVGLTVVSDLRLDSAATTIFFRSERARAGEQPEGLLVHPEDIRRLAALAGHSDVVTDLRVGPGGSGSLTLLLRENLGGTHWSSAVLLNMREPRHLHHAIAEKARLADLGERALTLAHELRQPLFTISMANESLRLMLDRADTTRSRLHMAAARIAAQVQRAQTIIKRTLSDTRDEDVLPGSADVMDAARHSVEFLEALFDRIGIRVELDSRGLVACVDLDRVELEQVFVNVLRNAADSIQSRREQGWDGQGTITIALEVEAGQIRCMIADNGAGLPPDLAQVAFEPFFTTKAHEGTGLGLHICRQILERAHGAIRLVSGNGEGTSAESAGAEGARVDISLPLSKGMASSDVVAA encoded by the coding sequence GTGAACCTTCACGACCCGGATCTGGCGGCGCTGCGCGCCGAGCGCGACGCCTTGCGGGGGATTGTCCATGAACTGAAGACGCATGTCGGGCTGACCGTGGTCAGCGATCTGCGTCTCGATTCCGCCGCGACCACGATTTTCTTCCGAAGCGAACGCGCGCGCGCGGGAGAGCAGCCGGAAGGTCTTCTCGTGCATCCCGAGGATATCCGCCGTCTTGCTGCGCTCGCCGGGCATTCCGACGTTGTCACCGACTTGCGCGTCGGCCCGGGCGGAAGCGGCAGCCTCACGCTCCTCCTGCGCGAGAATCTGGGCGGAACCCATTGGTCCAGCGCGGTACTGCTGAACATGCGCGAACCGCGCCACCTGCATCATGCGATTGCCGAAAAGGCGCGGCTTGCAGACCTGGGCGAGCGGGCTCTCACGCTAGCGCATGAATTGCGGCAGCCGCTGTTCACCATCTCCATGGCGAACGAAAGCCTGCGCCTTATGCTGGACCGCGCTGATACCACGCGCTCGCGCCTGCACATGGCGGCGGCGCGTATCGCGGCGCAGGTGCAGCGTGCCCAGACCATCATCAAGCGCACCCTTTCCGACACGCGGGACGAGGATGTCCTGCCCGGCAGCGCGGATGTCATGGATGCCGCGCGCCATTCCGTCGAGTTTCTCGAGGCGCTGTTCGATCGCATCGGCATCCGGGTCGAGCTGGACAGCCGCGGCCTTGTCGCCTGCGTCGATCTCGACCGGGTGGAGCTGGAACAGGTCTTTGTCAATGTCCTGCGCAATGCGGCGGACAGCATACAGTCGCGCCGGGAGCAGGGTTGGGATGGGCAGGGCACCATCACGATCGCTCTGGAAGTCGAGGCCGGACAGATCCGCTGCATGATCGCGGATAATGGAGCGGGCCTTCCGCCCGATCTTGCGCAAGTGGCGTTCGAACCGTTCTTCACCACCAAGGCGCACGAAGGCACCGGACTGGGTCTTCATATCTGCAGGCAGATTCTCGAACGCGCGCATGGCGCGATCCGGCTGGTTTCGGGCAATGGTGAAGGCACAAGTGCCGAAAGCGCGGGGGCAGAGGGTGCGCGAGTGGATATCAGCCTGCCGCTGTCGAAGGGAATGGCATCGTCAGATGTCGTCGCGGCCTAG
- a CDS encoding EAL domain-containing protein, with protein MIDLDKISPPNRCSNYLLIVRLDNARAIASVYGGDAVTAAVAHLEEGIAASLNPARICGIDGDEITVLAHAALLDADFVSTQVDALCRALCLSPVQHGGNRILLSVSVGYSDPVPGMLPEDRSEACLAARKRLEAACSPGAGPMPSTVQGQARYRDDMTRAVRFIDQFSGGETFFAWRPVFHSRDPDLVLQHEALLRVSGPQGEQVDCSAAYAALERLGFVHLLDRALALRVLEELESDPRAALSIAISPQSLSFALGGPDAAWTEFLDRIEHRPADAARLTLEFHESAGCRFWPDTLTFLNTLRELGVRFAISGFGGGHAATRQLAVLRPDAVKLDSAFLRTATLSDRNRARIGHLIGEAKTLCSTVILSGAETPAQIRLAVEEGAEWLAGARQGRAGIPRNRPSQRREGLAAGPGSRAAVFAPVLPTPTPFSPAPFSTGRARQSPVF; from the coding sequence ATGATCGACCTCGACAAGATCAGCCCGCCCAATCGTTGCAGCAATTACCTTCTGATCGTCCGCCTCGACAACGCGCGGGCCATCGCCTCTGTCTATGGCGGGGATGCCGTGACGGCCGCTGTCGCGCATCTTGAGGAGGGGATCGCGGCGAGCCTCAACCCCGCGCGGATATGCGGGATCGATGGCGACGAGATCACCGTGCTCGCCCATGCGGCCTTGCTGGATGCGGATTTCGTCAGCACGCAGGTCGATGCATTATGCAGGGCATTGTGCCTGTCGCCTGTGCAGCATGGCGGCAACCGGATATTGCTGTCGGTATCTGTCGGATACAGCGATCCGGTGCCGGGAATGCTTCCGGAAGATCGTTCGGAAGCCTGCCTGGCTGCCCGGAAACGCCTCGAGGCCGCCTGTTCGCCCGGTGCCGGGCCGATGCCTTCCACGGTGCAGGGACAGGCGCGCTACCGAGACGACATGACGCGCGCGGTACGGTTCATAGACCAGTTTTCCGGCGGGGAAACGTTCTTCGCATGGCGGCCGGTTTTCCACTCCCGCGATCCCGATCTGGTCCTGCAGCACGAAGCTTTGCTGCGCGTCTCCGGCCCGCAGGGCGAGCAGGTGGATTGTTCCGCCGCCTATGCCGCTCTCGAGCGGCTGGGGTTCGTCCATCTTCTCGATCGCGCTCTGGCTCTCAGGGTTCTCGAGGAACTGGAATCCGATCCGCGTGCTGCGCTGTCGATAGCCATCTCTCCGCAGAGCCTGTCCTTCGCGCTTGGCGGCCCCGATGCCGCGTGGACCGAGTTTCTCGATCGGATTGAGCACAGGCCTGCCGACGCCGCCCGGCTCACGCTCGAGTTCCATGAATCGGCCGGTTGCCGGTTCTGGCCCGATACGCTCACGTTCCTGAATACACTTCGAGAGCTGGGCGTGCGCTTTGCGATCTCAGGCTTCGGCGGTGGTCATGCTGCGACCCGGCAACTGGCCGTCCTGCGGCCGGATGCGGTCAAGCTGGATAGCGCCTTCCTGCGCACCGCCACGCTCTCGGACCGGAATCGCGCGCGGATCGGGCACCTGATCGGCGAGGCGAAAACGCTCTGCAGCACTGTCATCCTCAGTGGCGCGGAAACGCCAGCCCAGATCAGGCTCGCGGTGGAGGAGGGCGCCGAATGGCTTGCCGGCGCCCGTCAGGGGCGGGCCGGAATCCCGCGCAACCGGCCTTCCCAGCGGCGCGAAGGGCTCGCGGCAGGGCCGGGTTCCCGGGCCGCCGTCTTCGCGCCTGTGCTTCCCACGCCGACCCCGTTTTCCCCGGCGCCCTTTTCGACCGGCCGGGCGAGACAGAGCCCGGTGTTCTGA
- a CDS encoding response regulator, producing MHDAQARVLVLDDFSAIVEELLTLMSLHGIPGMGASNLGEAVTVLERSPEISVIACDLRLDRESGLDIVSRVREHPELRTRHFEYLFITGDQMRPEMVSGTSCYMILTKPVQPQELIRMIRKLLASEAPA from the coding sequence ATGCACGACGCGCAGGCCAGGGTACTTGTCCTCGATGATTTCTCGGCGATCGTCGAGGAATTGCTTACGCTGATGTCGCTTCACGGCATTCCCGGCATGGGTGCGTCCAATCTCGGCGAAGCGGTTACGGTTCTGGAGCGGAGCCCTGAAATCAGCGTGATCGCTTGCGATTTGCGGCTCGACCGGGAATCCGGCCTCGACATCGTTTCGCGGGTTCGCGAACACCCCGAGCTTCGCACCCGGCATTTCGAATATCTTTTCATTACCGGGGACCAGATGCGGCCCGAGATGGTGTCCGGCACCTCGTGCTACATGATCTTGACGAAGCCGGTCCAGCCGCAGGAACTGATCCGGATGATCCGCAAGCTGCTGGCAAGCGAGGCGCCGGCGTGA